From the genome of Capsicum annuum cultivar UCD-10X-F1 chromosome 4, UCD10Xv1.1, whole genome shotgun sequence:
CAGAATGCTAAGCTATAACAATCCACTGAAAAAGCTCTAAGATCAAACCTTACTGGATTCTTGACTTAAGCATTGCCTTACAACAGTTGTCTGCTGCATCAACCTTTCAACCGCAGAATAGCTGGGGTGGTTTGAATTTGCTGCATGACATCAAAAATGAGTGAGAAGAGGAGAACCAAAGTCAATTAGAAATAACGACATCAGAAAGACCGTGAAGACACACCAAGTATCGCTCTATTCAAACTATCGGCAACTTGCTGTCTGTACTCCAAGCTTAATAGATGAAACATGGGTGACTTATCTGGCTCATTATAAGCTAATAAAGCCATGAAATCCTACCACAAAGCTCCAATATTTAGACAAGTACAAGCGATTTGGAAGATAAAATTCTAAGACATTCACTAGGGAAGAAGCGCACCTCAAgctttttaacatatttttgcaCCTTCCCAAAAGGAGCCAACTTCGCCTGCGCAAATTCCAAAGCTTCTGTGCTGCCACAGAAAGATAGAAATAGTCAGAAAACGTAATGTCGTCTCTGAAAAATAAGCCACTGACCTACTGTGCTCACCATTTTCTTGAGCAAACAAGTCCAACAAAATGAAGGCTCAACAGATCAAAATGCAGATCCTTATTTTTCTCCAATAAGTCAGGAGCAAACTGCTCTGTAAGTTCAATGGCCTTCAAAACAGTCCCCTCTAACGCCAAATGATAAATCCCTGGAGATAACTTTGTAGTTAGGACCATCAATCAAACACTTCAAAAAAACAAACTAATGATTGGAACACCAGAATACAGATGACTCCACCTTACATCATGTCAATGCTCACTGTGGAGCGGGATAAACTGCATGAAGAGGAAAGGAGGAGAAAACAAAGTATCATGTTAACTTTACCAAATTTGTACTTTCTATATTGAAATAGGTAAAACCATCTACTATTCCTATGCATTGGAGGTGAATAGAACAACACTATGTTCCAATCCCAAGATAATTGGGTTGGTTCTCTAAATTCTATATAGTCAATTTGTTCCATTAGGGCTCATTTCATTTACATACTCAATAATTTGACACTTGAGACAAACTAGAGCTTCtctaagaataaatatcctctaaATTGCATGTTTATCCTATCATTGCCACGTCATTCTTTAACCAAGGTGAAGATGTTCTTGGTACATACTAGACTTAATATACATGTACCAACAATGATCAAACCGTATTCCCGACTAGCTAATATTGCCTACATGAGTCctggttgaaaaaaaaattattgcctaCATGTGTACTTTGCTTctattatgtttttcttatgcCAAGCCAAATGGGTTTTAGAGGTTGTAGCTCTCTGAGATAACCTCCTTCCACGTTATTCTGGTATCTCGTCTCCTTTTAACACCTTCCGTCACTGTGTTACCCAGCCAATCGTCAAGCTTATAGTAGGCTATTGACATATCaaaatgaatatgatgatatgcACAATAGACAGTAGGGATGCAAGATATGTATGCTGGAAAACCAACAGAAAACCAGCATGATCTTAAAATGAAACAAACTATTACAAACAAGGCTATATCTCAAACAAAAGTACTCAGCAGCACAAAAAAAAaagggggtggggtggggctG
Proteins encoded in this window:
- the LOC107866946 gene encoding glucose-induced degradation protein 8 homolog isoform X1, which codes for MDIDPRQYENIAVNDNDVHNIVMSYLAHNCFTDTLESFTASTGMKQTANHPEDIEKRKRIYHLALEGTVLKAIELTEQFAPDLLEKNKDLHFDLLSLHFVGLVCSRKCTEALEFAQAKLAPFGKVQKYVKKLEDFMALLAYNEPDKSPMFHLLSLEYRQQVADSLNRAILANSNHPSYSAVERLMQQTTVVRQCLSQESRRAPTVFLERLSEELGEPISEHVSSTWE
- the LOC107866946 gene encoding glucose-induced degradation protein 8 homolog isoform X2, which translates into the protein MDIDPRQYENIAVNDNDVHNIVMSYLAHNCFTDTLESFTASTGMKQTANHPEDIEKRKRIYHLALEGTVLKAIELTEQFAPDLLEKNKDLHFDLLSLHFVGLVCSRKCTEALEFAQAKLAPFGKVQKYVKKLEDFMALLAYNEPDKSPMFHLLSLEYRQQVADSLNRAILANSNHPSYSAVERLMQQTTVVRQCLSQESSKEGHPPFSLKDFLKS